The Impatiens glandulifera chromosome 8, dImpGla2.1, whole genome shotgun sequence genome includes a window with the following:
- the LOC124913116 gene encoding aspartic proteinase CDR1-like: MEIYVGTPPTKQMMFLDTGSSMSWIQCLPCEHCFKQNELIFNSNRSSSYQVLRCDSTECLKLGHKRDCTQSNEKCKYRLSYDDKSGSSGELAMETYTVGDTSIPNMAHGCGHKNSGEFSEQSTGMIGLADEPLSFFGQTRYLTGGKFSYCLISQFGSNQNARSRISFGKNAVVSGPGVISTPFTKKKDSPFYFLTLESISVGNIIIPFRESIIPFLRRPGNIIIDSGTTINYFPSEVLQNLKTALIRVIGKTPISFADELCYKINTDIPNITFHFASNANITLSKMNTFTVYGYALCLDMKQDDSISIFGNRSQMNFLVGYDIPRKEVSFKSTDCSRYI, from the coding sequence ATGGAGATTTACGTTGGTACACCTCCTACCAAGCAGATGATGTTCTTAGACACCGGCTCCAGCATGTCATGGATTCAGTGCCTCCCATGTGAGCATTGTTTCAAACAAAATGAACTCATATTTAATTCCAATCGGTCATCTTCATATCAAGTATTGAGATGTGATTCTACTGAGTGTCTGAAATTAGGACACAAACGGGATTGTACTCAATCCAATGAAAAATGTAAATATCGTCTATCCTACGATGACAAATCAGGCAGCTCTGGGGAACTAGCCATGGAAACTTATACAGTAGGAGACACTTCCATCCCGAACATGGCTCACGGGTGCGGGCATAAAAATAGTGGGGAATTTAGTGAGCAAAGCACCGGTATGATCGGGCTTGCAGATGAGCCACTCTCATTCTTTGGTCAGACTCGATATTTGACTGGTGGGAAGTTTTCATACTGTCTAATATCTCAGTTCGGTTCGAACCAAAATGCAAGAAGCAGGATTAGCTTCGGAAAAAATGCGGTTGTGTCTGGGCCTGGAGTGATATCCACCCCGTTCACAAAGAAGAAAGACAGTCCATTCTATTTTCTCACATTGGAATCAATCAGCGTCGGAAATATTATCATTCCATTTCGAGAGAGTATAATCCCATTCCTAAGACGACCTGGTAACATCATAATAGACTCGGGCACTACTATAAACTATTTTCCCTCGGAAGtgttacaaaatttgaaaactgCACTAATACGTGTAATTGGTAAAACACCAATTTCTTTTGCTGATGAACTTTGCTATAAAATTAACACCGATATTCCTAATATCACTTTCCATTTTGCTAGTAACGCTAATATAACTTTGTCAAAGATGAACACTTTTACAGTATATGGATATGCGTTGTGTCTGGATATGAAACAAGACGATAGTATATCCATATTTGGAAACCGATCACAAATGAACTTCTTGGTGGGATATGATATTCCGAGAAAGGAGGTCTCTTTCAAATCAACTGATTGCTCAAGGTATATATGA